One Dromiciops gliroides isolate mDroGli1 chromosome 3, mDroGli1.pri, whole genome shotgun sequence DNA segment encodes these proteins:
- the LOC122745988 gene encoding olfactory receptor 52W1, producing MTEQLLLSNTTFPCPAYFLLTGIPGLGTMHAWLSLPFGSMYLLALLGNAALLAVVKTDTTLHQPMFLLLATLAATDLGLASSVAPGLLAILWLGPRPIPYAACLTQMFFVHALTAMESGVLLAMACDRAVAVGNPLRYPTLVTGARVGWVAMALGLRAVTIVVPFPLLVARFKHFRMRAVAHAYCEHMAVVELVAGNTRANNLYGLALSLAVSGVDVMGIAGSYGLIARTVLRLPTREARAKAFGTCSSHICVILAFYVPGLFSYLTHRFGRRTVPRPVHILLSNIYLLLPPSLNPLIYGVRTKQIRDRLLSFFTPWKGQL from the coding sequence ATGACAGAGCAGTTGCTACTGTCAAACACCACCTTCCCCTGCCCAGCCTACTTCCTGCTGACAGGCATCCCAGGGCTAGGCACCATGCATGCCTGGCTCTCCTTACCCTTTGGCTCCATGTATCTGCTGGCTCTGCTTGGCAATGCTGCTCTGCTGGCTGTGGTGAAGACAGATACTACCCTGCATCAGCCCATGTTTCTACTCTTGGCCACCCTGGCTGCCACTGACCTGGGTCTGGCCTCCTCTGTGGCCCCGGGGCTGCTGGCCATCCTGTGGCTTGGGCCCCGACCCATCCCCTATGCTGCCTGCCTGACCCAAATGTTCTTTGTCCATGCCCTGACTGCCATGGAATCAGGTGTCCTGCTAGCCATGGCCTGTGACCGTGCAGTGGCTGTGGGGAACCCACTACGCTACCCCACCCTGGTCACAGGTGCCCGTGTGGGTTGGGTGGCTATGGCACTGGGGTTGCGAGCTGTGACCATCGTGGTGCCCTTTCCATTACTGGTGGCCCGATTCAAGCATTTCCGGATGAGGGCCGTGGCCCACGCTTACTGTGAGCATATGGCAGTGGTAGAACTGGTAGCCGGCAACACGAGGGCCAACAATCTCTATGGGCTGGCGCTGTCTCTGGCTGTCTCAGGAGTAGATGTGATGGGCATTGCAGGTTCTTACGGGCTCATTGCTCGAACTGTGCTGAGGCTGCCCACCCGTGAGGCCAGGGCCAAGGCTTTTGGTACCTGCAGCTCTCACATCTGTGTCATCCTGGCATTCTATGTGCCTGGCCTCTTCTCCTACCTCACACATCGATTTGGCCGCAGAACAGTCCCCCGTCCAGTGCACATTCTACTCTCAAACATCTACCTCCTGCTGCCCCCGTCCCTCAACCCTCTCATCTATGGTGTCCGCACCAAACAGATCCGGGACAGGCTCCTCTCATTCTTCACACCCTGGAAGGGTCAGCTTTGA